The following proteins are co-located in the Catellicoccus marimammalium M35/04/3 genome:
- a CDS encoding DUF3991 domain-containing protein, whose protein sequence is MAITQKKKEEIKQRIDELSQVALNKIKSYKKDSNELLKALNFMSDFTINRYTSRNQDLIQSQFSGSMVVASASDWKSKGYLIKKGETSIRILTPKKASALKDPETNELRFYKDWTKEERKAVRNKELKPMEVVVGFYPAPVFDIAQTTVPPEDYPKLFPNAPQLYHFKDTETVKALGNTMVSIANERNIPISIEKVRKVAKGYYAEGHAGDQVIKRIVLNSRYDESEQLTVLIHEVAHSLLHSSKDSIQEAEQLTTPEKELQAEMTAYVVMNAFHLGYEENSIAYMSNWTKNLERIDDKKLRELMNGVASASQMMIERTMQYMNDEDLLIDKTPEEIQELIQDSHLYKGEELEKHYVSTPLEEWEEPKEDKYISLYHYDMILKNYVYDRAKDGQGYSIEIINQAGDSKDVSVSYDLKKGICDINYYDPEKYELVPLRYQKEVIEYLIQEKLLPFETYDDYLRMKDEVSRGIYKYDLDYSFLEDFSDEEKVKFMNLSSKTQIDGQLETPYLTIEFSEDPRIDKHIYTLDEFDELLGNLYEDEEDSIDKAYVRLHTTPNYYEELRFDLGQFPSIDSYLPEKFVEYRETLEDLQEEVKKNPYSVEVYDHYNVKTQFKNRSFDYHIYFDEVTQDLKGYFIRDFDKPRPAKIEACQAALEYLQKSLPSSSQEEKEKLDMILQKTYDNQTKQEIYKEKLDELNLKYHLTRKTQYPNQKFMQKVEYAKSVNILEVAQRAGITLHRDSANQYRDANNRSMVFTVNKNNFYENNGQFGGDPIEFARKVVGIDDFKQAVDWINEGDYSTIDLSKVEQQSHQPYEYDSSKESASFQQAKNYLVNERKIDPNLVDWLHEQGNIVQDQRNNVVFLWKDENNHIVGASEQGTVKMKKSFNGRTHWKSIQRNSTSGYGFNFTNGQPKHLKVFESSIDAMSYATLHGLEKDTMYLSMDGLKENVMMETYKHLIEDKNISVESIVICTDNDEAGQEFASFAERIPAFNFVNKETNEPFKTVVSTDLPTTQKDWNEVLQKDQLPLPVIEIQKEEPVEEVKKEVNEPTQIPPKEQNYKQYEVNSYSVEQQGKMYIRHYEENIGVYDTYEEATTAFYQEKQKIPNNHSLAVETVTFDNLQDYQRQMNGESKIYGEVVAHNGNLVGLLNPPANLTEEMIHELDPDILEAVLPSYSNDEVIENAFELRNEVIQEVPIPLELATQLEERKLMKVCPSYLLLEWEKDGNRVGYSQYDKQTKEWVHHGKEPNTLQLSFGEPKHLRGFKDPNELFCYLEVNGWEQDTQYIVTNDNESVITHYQQQKGIEDTIIYSDRADLKTDNELELEVYPNSFKEQAKKKRKQEQNQQMYRQNNENLER, encoded by the coding sequence ATGGCTATAACTCAAAAGAAAAAAGAAGAGATTAAACAAAGAATTGATGAACTTTCCCAAGTAGCACTGAACAAAATCAAGTCTTATAAAAAAGATTCCAATGAATTATTAAAGGCATTGAATTTTATGTCTGACTTTACCATCAACCGATATACGAGTCGAAATCAAGATTTGATTCAAAGTCAGTTTTCAGGGTCAATGGTTGTCGCAAGTGCGAGTGATTGGAAAAGTAAAGGGTACTTAATTAAAAAAGGGGAAACTTCGATTCGTATTCTCACGCCTAAAAAAGCAAGTGCATTAAAAGATCCAGAAACTAATGAGCTACGCTTCTACAAAGATTGGACAAAAGAAGAGCGAAAGGCAGTTAGAAACAAAGAACTTAAACCAATGGAAGTGGTAGTAGGATTCTATCCAGCACCCGTCTTTGATATTGCTCAAACTACGGTTCCGCCAGAAGATTATCCAAAATTATTCCCTAACGCTCCTCAGCTTTATCATTTTAAAGATACTGAAACCGTAAAAGCATTAGGGAATACAATGGTATCTATTGCGAACGAACGTAATATTCCTATATCTATAGAAAAAGTAAGAAAAGTAGCAAAAGGATACTATGCAGAAGGACACGCTGGAGATCAAGTCATTAAACGTATCGTATTAAATAGTCGATATGATGAGTCTGAACAGCTTACGGTATTAATTCATGAAGTCGCACATAGTTTATTACATTCATCTAAAGATTCCATTCAAGAAGCAGAACAATTAACTACTCCAGAAAAAGAATTACAGGCAGAAATGACTGCATATGTCGTAATGAATGCTTTCCATTTAGGATATGAAGAAAATTCTATTGCTTATATGAGTAACTGGACAAAAAATTTAGAACGAATTGATGATAAAAAGTTAAGAGAACTGATGAATGGTGTCGCAAGTGCTTCTCAAATGATGATTGAAAGAACAATGCAATACATGAATGATGAAGATTTATTAATTGATAAAACGCCAGAAGAAATCCAAGAACTGATTCAAGATAGTCATTTATATAAAGGAGAAGAGCTAGAAAAACATTATGTCTCTACTCCACTAGAAGAATGGGAAGAACCAAAAGAAGATAAATATATTAGCTTATATCATTACGATATGATTTTAAAAAATTATGTCTATGATCGTGCAAAAGATGGTCAAGGATATTCTATTGAAATCATCAATCAAGCAGGAGATTCTAAAGATGTTAGTGTTAGCTATGATTTGAAAAAAGGAATTTGCGACATTAACTATTATGATCCAGAAAAATATGAACTTGTACCTCTTCGCTATCAAAAAGAAGTCATTGAATACCTTATTCAAGAAAAATTATTACCATTTGAAACCTATGATGACTACTTAAGAATGAAAGATGAAGTGAGTCGAGGAATTTACAAATATGATTTAGACTATTCTTTCTTAGAAGATTTTTCTGATGAAGAAAAAGTTAAATTTATGAATTTGAGTTCTAAAACTCAGATTGACGGACAATTAGAAACACCATATTTAACGATTGAATTTTCAGAAGATCCTAGAATTGATAAACATATTTATACATTAGATGAGTTCGATGAATTGTTAGGAAACCTTTATGAAGATGAAGAAGATAGTATCGATAAGGCTTATGTACGATTGCATACAACTCCTAACTATTATGAAGAATTACGATTTGATTTAGGACAATTCCCTTCTATTGATTCTTACTTGCCAGAAAAATTTGTAGAATATAGAGAAACATTGGAAGACTTACAGGAAGAAGTAAAGAAAAATCCTTATTCTGTAGAAGTATATGATCACTACAATGTTAAAACTCAATTTAAAAATCGTTCTTTTGATTACCATATTTACTTTGACGAAGTTACACAAGATTTAAAAGGATACTTTATCCGTGATTTTGATAAACCACGCCCAGCAAAAATTGAAGCGTGTCAAGCAGCGTTAGAATATTTACAAAAGAGCTTACCTTCTTCTTCTCAAGAAGAAAAAGAAAAACTAGATATGATTCTACAAAAGACCTATGATAATCAAACAAAACAAGAAATCTATAAAGAAAAACTAGATGAATTAAATTTAAAATATCATCTAACAAGAAAAACTCAGTATCCAAACCAAAAATTCATGCAGAAGGTTGAATATGCTAAAAGTGTAAACATTCTAGAAGTAGCACAACGAGCAGGAATTACATTACATAGAGATTCAGCCAATCAATATCGAGACGCCAATAATCGATCTATGGTGTTTACGGTAAACAAAAATAACTTCTATGAAAATAATGGACAATTCGGTGGAGATCCTATTGAATTTGCTAGAAAAGTCGTTGGTATTGATGATTTTAAACAAGCAGTAGATTGGATTAATGAAGGAGATTATTCAACGATTGACTTATCAAAGGTAGAACAACAAAGTCATCAACCTTATGAATACGATTCTTCTAAAGAAAGTGCTTCCTTCCAACAAGCGAAAAACTACTTAGTAAATGAACGAAAAATTGATCCAAACCTTGTAGATTGGTTACATGAACAAGGAAATATCGTGCAAGATCAACGTAATAATGTTGTATTTTTATGGAAAGATGAAAATAACCATATTGTTGGAGCGAGCGAGCAGGGAACAGTTAAAATGAAAAAATCATTTAACGGTCGAACTCATTGGAAATCGATTCAACGTAATTCTACAAGTGGATATGGATTTAACTTCACGAATGGGCAACCTAAACATTTAAAAGTATTTGAGTCTTCTATTGACGCTATGAGTTATGCGACTTTACATGGTTTAGAAAAAGATACGATGTACTTGTCTATGGACGGATTAAAAGAAAATGTTATGATGGAAACTTACAAGCATTTGATTGAAGATAAAAATATCTCTGTAGAAAGTATTGTGATTTGTACAGATAATGACGAAGCAGGGCAAGAATTTGCGAGCTTTGCGGAACGCATTCCAGCATTTAATTTTGTTAATAAAGAAACCAATGAACCTTTTAAAACTGTAGTATCTACAGATCTACCAACCACTCAAAAAGATTGGAACGAAGTTTTACAAAAAGATCAGCTTCCTCTTCCAGTAATTGAAATCCAAAAAGAAGAACCCGTAGAAGAGGTTAAAAAAGAAGTGAACGAACCAACACAGATTCCACCTAAAGAACAAAACTACAAACAATATGAAGTAAATTCATATTCTGTAGAGCAACAAGGGAAAATGTATATTCGTCATTATGAAGAAAATATAGGCGTTTATGATACTTATGAAGAAGCAACAACTGCCTTCTATCAAGAAAAACAAAAGATTCCTAACAATCATTCTTTAGCAGTAGAAACAGTAACTTTTGATAACCTACAAGATTATCAACGTCAAATGAATGGAGAGTCTAAAATCTATGGGGAAGTCGTAGCTCATAATGGAAATTTAGTTGGGTTATTAAACCCACCAGCAAACTTAACCGAAGAAATGATTCATGAATTAGATCCAGATATTTTAGAAGCAGTGCTTCCAAGTTATTCTAACGATGAAGTGATTGAAAATGCTTTTGAATTGAGAAATGAAGTGATTCAAGAAGTCCCTATTCCACTAGAACTAGCCACACAATTAGAAGAACGTAAATTGATGAAAGTATGTCCATCTTATCTATTGCTAGAATGGGAAAAAGATGGAAACCGTGTTGGCTATAGTCAATATGATAAACAAACAAAAGAGTGGGTTCATCATGGAAAAGAGCCAAACACTTTACAACTTTCATTCGGAGAACCTAAACATTTACGAGGATTTAAAGATCCAAATGAATTATTCTGTTATTTAGAAGTGAATGGTTGGGAACAAGACACTCAATATATCGTTACAAATGACAACGAGAGTGTAATCACTCATTACCAACAACAAAAAGGAATAGAAGATACGATTATTTATTCAGATAGAGCAGATTTAAAGACAGATAATGAGTTAGAGCTTGAGGTTTATCCAAATTCATTCAAAGAACAAGCGAAAAAGAAACGAAAACAAGAACAAAATCAACAAATGTATCGTCAAAATAACGAAAACTTAGAAAGATAA
- a CDS encoding type IA DNA topoisomerase, with the protein MKTVILAEKPNQARAYAGAMQQSKEYKGYIEVQDSLFNGQCVITYGFGHLVGLKQPSEYKEEWGKWDLSQLPMIPETFQYGVSKDKQAQFSIVKKHLQEADEIIIATDIDREGEAIARLIIMLAGCSNKMIKRLWINSLEKDVIRKGFTTLKSNEETYNYFIEAQTRSQADWLVGMNLSRLVSILTHDQIPNFRTVLSIGRVQTPTLYMIYDRNREIETFKPQPYKEVQANINHQNGQFTGKLVPEKKFFTDEEYQSFFSQINPYQHTGLIQNVEVKEKSTHSPKLFSLSQLQSKANSLYKASASQTLQAVQNLYEAKLLTYPRTDCNYITDQEFIYLAEHIDDYFTYLSIEKPNNLNMSINSRYVNNKKVQEHHAIIPTKNVPNPQQWNKLGDLEQKIYQLVLKQTLAMFYPPYRYSETKITTQYQSLTFETKGNTPLEQGWKALLSTPAKEDSENQTLPKVSVGDPCEVKLETLNKETKSPKYFTEGTLITAMKNVGKTVEDDDEKAILSEVEGIGTEATRAGIIETLKKREYITIQKNQIMVTENGNLLCQLIEEIPLMKSAEMTAKWEKSLSNIGKAQNAQQAKTLQAHFLQNIQKFINHEVSNLPTAMKDNQYIQQSLSDRKASIEKDSVLCKCPVCQGNILDKGKFYSCENYKECHSPAIPKTWGGKKIPKQQLMKLVNGQKTDPMTFKSKNKKNYTASLIIKDGKVQMEFENK; encoded by the coding sequence ATGAAAACTGTCATTTTAGCAGAAAAACCAAATCAAGCTCGTGCATATGCAGGAGCTATGCAACAAAGCAAAGAATACAAAGGATATATTGAAGTACAAGATTCTTTATTTAATGGTCAATGTGTAATTACTTATGGGTTCGGACACTTAGTAGGATTAAAACAACCTAGTGAATATAAAGAAGAATGGGGAAAATGGGATCTATCTCAATTACCAATGATTCCAGAAACTTTCCAATATGGAGTATCTAAAGACAAACAAGCTCAATTTTCTATCGTGAAAAAACACCTACAAGAAGCAGATGAAATTATTATTGCGACAGATATTGATCGTGAAGGAGAGGCAATTGCTCGCTTAATTATTATGCTTGCTGGTTGTTCCAACAAAATGATTAAACGTCTATGGATTAATTCTTTAGAAAAAGACGTGATTCGTAAGGGGTTTACTACATTAAAATCTAACGAAGAAACCTACAATTACTTTATTGAAGCTCAAACACGTTCTCAAGCAGATTGGCTTGTGGGTATGAATTTATCTCGATTAGTAAGCATTCTGACACATGATCAAATTCCTAACTTTAGAACTGTCCTTTCGATTGGTCGAGTACAGACACCAACACTTTATATGATTTATGATCGTAATAGAGAAATTGAAACTTTTAAACCTCAGCCTTATAAAGAGGTTCAAGCAAACATCAACCACCAAAATGGTCAATTTACAGGAAAACTTGTTCCAGAGAAAAAATTCTTTACTGATGAAGAATATCAATCTTTCTTCTCTCAAATCAATCCTTATCAACATACAGGATTGATTCAAAATGTAGAAGTCAAAGAAAAATCAACTCATAGTCCTAAACTATTTAGCCTAAGTCAATTACAAAGTAAGGCAAATTCTTTATACAAAGCAAGTGCAAGTCAAACCTTACAAGCTGTTCAAAATCTATATGAAGCAAAATTACTTACATATCCTAGAACGGATTGTAACTACATTACGGATCAAGAATTTATTTATCTAGCGGAACATATTGATGATTACTTTACTTATTTATCGATTGAAAAGCCAAATAACTTAAATATGTCTATCAATTCTCGATATGTAAATAATAAAAAAGTACAAGAACACCATGCAATTATTCCAACAAAAAATGTGCCTAACCCACAACAATGGAATAAATTAGGAGATCTAGAACAAAAAATCTATCAATTGGTATTAAAACAAACTCTAGCAATGTTCTACCCACCTTACCGCTATTCAGAAACGAAGATTACAACTCAATATCAATCATTAACTTTTGAAACTAAAGGAAATACCCCGTTAGAACAAGGGTGGAAAGCCTTATTATCTACTCCAGCAAAAGAAGATTCAGAAAATCAAACACTTCCAAAGGTAAGTGTAGGGGATCCATGTGAGGTCAAATTAGAAACATTAAATAAAGAAACTAAGTCTCCAAAATACTTTACAGAAGGAACGTTGATTACAGCAATGAAGAATGTTGGAAAAACCGTTGAAGATGATGATGAAAAAGCGATTCTTTCAGAAGTGGAAGGGATTGGGACAGAAGCTACACGAGCAGGGATTATTGAAACTTTGAAGAAGCGTGAATATATTACCATTCAGAAAAATCAAATTATGGTTACTGAAAACGGAAATCTTCTTTGTCAATTAATTGAAGAAATTCCTCTAATGAAGAGTGCAGAAATGACTGCCAAATGGGAAAAATCATTGTCCAATATTGGTAAAGCTCAAAACGCCCAGCAAGCAAAGACTTTACAAGCTCATTTTTTACAAAACATTCAAAAATTTATTAATCACGAAGTATCCAATTTACCAACTGCAATGAAGGATAATCAATATATTCAACAATCGTTAAGTGATAGAAAAGCGTCTATTGAGAAGGATTCTGTATTATGTAAATGTCCTGTTTGTCAGGGAAATATTTTAGATAAAGGTAAATTCTATTCTTGTGAAAACTATAAAGAATGTCATTCTCCTGCAATTCCTAAAACATGGGGAGGAAAGAAGATTCCTAAACAACAATTAATGAAGTTAGTGAATGGACAAAAAACGGATCCTATGACTTTTAAATCAAAGAATAAAAAGAATTATACTGCTTCTTTAATCATTAAAGATGGTAAAGTACAAATGGAATTTGAAAATAAATAA
- the mobP2 gene encoding MobP2 family relaxase, giving the protein MKLESPYMVLMTEFVSGKNGSKSFSGFLKYMNRKDSKEEKLKKEKEEKFRNEGFKTYVNYMDREQALLKKDKLSPLELKELEFIAEEKPKLKEKLDSMRREEPRRTKIKNTGLFDFTSDDLTQEEVAKLRNDFNKAQENGNVMFTDVVSFDTKGLIEAGVYNPYTKELNREPLIEASRVMIREMIQDEKLNPETIFTGAIHYNTDHFHIHLATIEPKLSSRKIMNDGKQRGKRKPKTIERMKRNFSNALYDRTSVYKEMSQLRDSLRIDVKQDFHKKIKRNREIKHQFLRVKATLPEEKKNWNTHHLSDSAKKEMYQFIDLLMEKNEDFPLYKSIAKEENDFKAQVYGKLNENKNSYYENKLYGKDGIYYRLSNSILEEMKKEKPSNAKIKTKDYHYQPRDQTKNEIQYHTNSMFLQFKKMQRLMSNEVKQWKAEQEFEQTNQEIQRIQKAREYGLDL; this is encoded by the coding sequence ATGAAATTAGAAAGTCCCTACATGGTACTGATGACAGAATTTGTTAGTGGTAAAAATGGTAGTAAAAGTTTTTCAGGATTTTTAAAATATATGAACCGTAAAGATTCAAAAGAAGAGAAACTAAAAAAAGAAAAAGAAGAAAAGTTTAGAAATGAAGGTTTCAAAACCTATGTTAATTACATGGATCGAGAACAAGCATTATTGAAAAAAGATAAATTAAGTCCATTAGAATTAAAAGAGTTAGAGTTTATTGCAGAAGAAAAACCAAAGCTCAAAGAAAAGTTAGATTCAATGAGAAGAGAGGAACCTAGACGAACTAAAATCAAAAATACAGGACTCTTTGATTTTACCAGCGATGACTTAACGCAAGAAGAAGTAGCTAAGTTAAGAAATGATTTTAACAAAGCTCAAGAGAATGGAAATGTAATGTTTACAGATGTAGTTTCCTTTGATACTAAAGGATTAATTGAAGCAGGAGTTTACAATCCTTACACTAAAGAATTAAATCGTGAACCATTAATTGAAGCGAGTCGTGTAATGATTCGTGAAATGATTCAAGATGAAAAATTAAATCCAGAAACTATTTTTACAGGAGCAATTCATTACAATACTGACCATTTTCATATTCATTTAGCAACGATTGAACCTAAACTTTCATCAAGAAAAATCATGAATGATGGTAAACAAAGAGGAAAAAGGAAGCCTAAAACTATCGAACGTATGAAGAGAAATTTTTCCAATGCTTTATATGATCGTACCAGCGTATACAAAGAAATGAGTCAACTACGTGATTCATTACGAATAGATGTAAAGCAAGATTTTCATAAAAAGATAAAACGTAATCGAGAAATTAAGCACCAATTTTTGCGAGTAAAAGCAACTTTACCAGAAGAAAAAAAGAATTGGAACACTCATCATTTATCTGATTCAGCAAAAAAAGAGATGTATCAATTTATTGATTTGTTGATGGAAAAGAATGAAGACTTTCCTTTATACAAGTCTATCGCAAAAGAAGAAAATGATTTTAAAGCACAAGTTTATGGTAAGTTGAATGAGAATAAAAATTCTTATTATGAAAATAAATTATATGGAAAAGATGGAATTTATTATCGATTATCTAACAGTATTTTAGAAGAAATGAAGAAAGAAAAACCTTCTAATGCTAAAATAAAAACGAAAGATTATCACTATCAACCACGAGATCAAACGAAAAATGAAATTCAATATCATACCAATTCTATGTTTTTGCAATTCAAAAAAATGCAGCGATTGATGAGTAATGAAGTGAAACAATGGAAAGCAGAACAAGAATTTGAACAAACCAACCAAGAAATTCAACGCATTCAAAAAGCGAGAGAATATGGTTTAGATTTATAG
- a CDS encoding exonuclease domain-containing protein, giving the protein MKLINLLRKIFYKDDLTEKESTCINEFDIRKENEENDDTNFICKKKNNEVNIYGVSLDKDVYDLLRKKYIAFDVETTGLNESVDRIIEIGAIIYENGIPTKRYETLVNAKVEVPQSATNINHITNEMLQNAPQEKECYENLVEFLGDALNGETIICAHNAKFDMKFLSATLKRLGYDANISYIDTLALSRIYVKGLINYKQNTVAEHFNLCNKNLHRAGSDAEICGNILWNLLDIINIEYEKRRPTSDELEVCAVIQNIISKKNNAEESLAFYKLSGNYVEVSFLRNNLRYGMFKFKFAKKGKYIIVSKNIQNIENFATEFCVESEGGKDFIRLFFNSPLELEKIDQYLFDVYKKTKNTAIKNQEIMNRYRSDSKLSDGYRNIFNNYLLEKDIKELLNIVRNKQYPICNPICKVIPEISVNREDIEIHPIHNRIPIDQIKTLEHSPKAIKQRFVLFEKGEILRKEGNIKEAIRLYDKARYNGYDAPALYKSYAMAYRKLKDYDNEIAILDEGIAQYKNHNTLITRRQRAIQLLLKQRNKNT; this is encoded by the coding sequence ATGAAATTAATTAATTTATTACGAAAAATATTTTATAAAGATGATTTAACTGAAAAAGAGAGTACATGTATAAATGAATTTGATATAAGAAAAGAAAATGAAGAAAATGATGATACCAATTTTATTTGCAAAAAGAAAAATAATGAAGTTAATATATACGGTGTTTCTTTAGATAAAGATGTTTATGATCTGTTACGCAAAAAATATATCGCATTTGATGTAGAAACTACTGGTTTAAATGAATCTGTTGATAGAATTATCGAAATAGGAGCGATTATTTATGAAAATGGTATCCCTACAAAAAGATATGAAACACTTGTAAATGCAAAAGTAGAGGTTCCACAATCTGCAACTAACATTAATCATATAACTAATGAAATGTTACAAAATGCACCTCAAGAAAAAGAATGTTACGAAAATTTAGTAGAGTTTTTAGGTGATGCATTGAACGGAGAAACTATAATATGTGCTCATAATGCTAAATTTGATATGAAATTTTTATCTGCAACTTTAAAAAGATTAGGTTATGATGCCAATATATCCTATATTGATACACTTGCTTTATCTAGAATATATGTAAAGGGATTAATTAATTATAAGCAAAATACAGTGGCAGAACATTTTAATTTATGTAATAAAAATTTACATAGAGCAGGAAGTGATGCAGAAATTTGCGGAAATATTCTTTGGAATCTATTAGATATTATTAATATAGAATATGAAAAAAGAAGACCTACGTCTGATGAATTAGAAGTTTGTGCCGTAATTCAAAATATTATATCAAAAAAAAATAATGCAGAAGAATCATTGGCATTTTATAAATTGAGTGGTAATTATGTGGAAGTATCTTTTTTAAGAAATAATTTACGATATGGTATGTTTAAATTTAAATTTGCTAAAAAGGGTAAGTATATTATTGTTTCGAAAAACATACAAAATATCGAAAATTTTGCTACAGAATTTTGTGTAGAAAGTGAAGGTGGAAAAGATTTTATACGCCTATTTTTCAATTCGCCACTTGAATTGGAGAAAATAGATCAGTATCTTTTTGATGTATATAAGAAAACTAAAAATACTGCTATCAAGAATCAAGAAATTATGAATAGATATAGATCTGATAGTAAATTAAGTGATGGGTATCGTAATATATTCAATAATTATTTATTAGAAAAAGATATTAAAGAATTACTGAATATAGTTAGGAATAAACAATATCCAATATGCAATCCAATATGCAAAGTTATTCCAGAAATATCTGTTAATAGGGAAGATATAGAAATTCATCCTATACATAATAGAATTCCTATAGATCAGATTAAAACATTAGAACATTCTCCTAAGGCTATCAAACAACGATTTGTATTGTTTGAAAAAGGAGAAATTCTTAGAAAGGAAGGAAATATAAAAGAAGCTATTAGATTATATGATAAAGCTAGATATAATGGATATGATGCACCCGCTTTATATAAATCATATGCAATGGCGTATAGAAAATTAAAAGATTATGATAATGAAATAGCTATTCTCGATGAAGGAATTGCACAATATAAAAATCATAATACTTTAATAACTAGAAGACAAAGAGCAATTCAATTATTATTAAAACAGAGAAATAAAAATACATAG
- a CDS encoding CPBP family intramembrane glutamic endopeptidase translates to MSMKKVKNILFSFIGLWLSSFICTSIQLVFQKQSIIPKEAIFPNTGAILYAIILAPILEELIFRDGLIPALDKVARKFHWKYHQAIAIVISAGLFACYHLPQTFLLPFFINGLIYGVLRWKNQDNYSSIIAHILYNLSVSLPLFI, encoded by the coding sequence ATGAGTATGAAAAAAGTTAAAAACATTCTATTTTCTTTTATTGGATTATGGCTTTCTTCTTTTATTTGTACATCTATACAATTAGTTTTTCAAAAACAAAGTATTATTCCAAAAGAAGCTATTTTTCCAAATACAGGAGCTATTCTTTATGCAATAATCCTTGCTCCTATTCTAGAAGAATTAATTTTTAGGGACGGATTGATTCCAGCATTAGATAAAGTAGCAAGAAAATTCCATTGGAAATATCATCAAGCAATTGCTATTGTGATCAGTGCAGGTCTATTTGCGTGTTATCACTTACCACAAACATTCTTACTTCCATTTTTTATTAATGGATTGATTTATGGAGTATTGAGATGGAAAAATCAAGATAATTATTCTTCGATTATCGCTCATATTTTATATAATTTAAGTGTTAGTCTTCCCTTATTTATCTAA
- a CDS encoding helix-turn-helix domain-containing protein has protein sequence MTTKNIEVKDTKYLRYGIYPRFIYDDEKRELISQRLKEIRLSFQCTQLQWSEKLNVSKRTIKYWEQGKKGAIPSTEHLEKLSNLSGKSIDWLLGGE, from the coding sequence ATGACTACTAAAAATATTGAAGTAAAGGATACAAAGTATTTACGATATGGAATTTATCCACGATTTATTTATGACGATGAAAAAAGAGAATTGATTAGTCAGCGACTAAAAGAAATACGTTTATCGTTTCAATGTACACAATTACAGTGGAGTGAAAAATTGAATGTTAGCAAAAGAACGATTAAATACTGGGAGCAAGGAAAGAAAGGTGCAATCCCATCAACAGAACATTTAGAAAAGTTATCAAACTTATCAGGAAAATCAATTGATTGGTTACTAGGAGGAGAATAA